The DNA sequence tctATAGATACAGTCacatgttgtgttctgtgtctctatagttacagtcacatgttgtgttctgtgtctctatagttacagtcacATGTTGTAGTGTTCTGTGtctctatagttacagtcacatgttgttgtgttctgtgtctgtAGGTACAGTCAGCGGGTACCATCCCTCCAAGCCATGCAATTCTCAGCTGCCACAGGCATCAGCCGCATCCTTATCATTCTGGGGCTGCTAAAGCCCGCCATCATGGGGGACAACATCGCTGAAGACCTCATACAGAGACAGGTGAGTCTGACTGAAACATCGCTGAAGACCTCATACAGAGACAGGTGAGTCTGACTGAAACATATCTGGGGTCAGGTCAACAGCTCGTATGTTCTCAATGTCTTATTTTTAAACCATGCGTTTGAATGTGATTGTAATGTGCCTCAATATACCTGCTGACACCACAAATGAAATTCCCTATTCTGTTATTGGGCAGGAGGAGGTGTTCAGGTGTGATGGTCCAACCTAGTTGTGTTGGAGAACAATCTCTAACATAGCCACATGATGGAGCTAGCTAGTGGTGGAGTAATGATCGTTCCtcagaaggaggggagagggagagagagagggggagaagaggaggaaaataaACTGCGACTTGATAACTGCTCTAGGTTAAAGTCTGAACGGTTTGTTAAAATGTCTTGATTCTATATCCTAGGACCCACTTTTTGATAGCAACAGAGATGGACTTTTTCAGCTTTTGAAATATTTCAGTTACCAAGGAGTTAAGGACATCAAGTGAGTCATTTTGCTTAAATTGTAGGAAAAGAGAAAGATTTGGAGAGAGACAGGTGAAGGTTATAATGCGCACACACTTACTTTCAGGCCATGGTCCAATGTTATCATATGTCTTTGTGTTCTCAGAAGTACCTCCTCAGTAACCCCGCCCACCAGAGCAGTGCTGTAGATGAACATTTTTTCCTGAATGAAAGTGCCTCTCAAGTCAGGTGAgaccaacatacagtacatgtgaaTGTAATATCAAGCTGTCATCACACAATCATTTTGGATATGCTCTACAGTAGATAACGCAAGTGTTAAAGCAAACTTGTTTTGAGATTTTGTATGTAATGTTTTGATTATTTTTCAGGGAAATCTCCAAATTCAAACCCCTCTCCAGTAGGACTTCTGTGAGTGTGATTATTGGGGATTCTTTCGATGAGCAAATTCCTGCTCCTCTAAACCAAGTGAGTAGTGTACaaccttcctccctccattagTCTGTCTAGTGGCTAGCCCAATTACATTTTTCAATCTTCAccctgaagtgtgcactcatgGGTAGGGTTGAAAAAATCCTAGAACTTTCAAGGtagcaggtagctgactagtggtggctattcagccgcctgatggtctggggctagaagctattggccagtctgTTAGTTTAGGCCATGAAGCTCCTTTACTGCCTGTATCTGAGTCGTGGTTCGGGTGGCTGAGGTtcctgatgatcttcttggccttcctgcgacacTTTGCAGGCCATGTACTTCCAATGGAGCGCTCGGCTTAGCAAACcaacctctgtagtgccttgaggtcagCGGTGGTGTAGTTTCTGTACCAGGCTGGGATGCTGACCAACAGTATGCTCTCGATTTTGTTCCTGTAGAACACTGAGGGTCCTCGGGGACagaccaaatttcttcagcctcctgaggttaaagagtcgtgccttcttcaccacggtgtctgtgtggtttgaccatttcaACTCCTCAGAGCTCTTGACGTTTTTGGCTATCTCCACAGCGGGACCGTTGATGAGAATGTGGGCGTGCCCAGCttggttcctcctgaagtccacaatcacctcttttgttttgctgacatgggggaggggttgtttacctggcaccacacCGTCAGAGTGCCtacatcctccctgtaggccatctcgtcttTTTTGGTAATCAGTCCTACTActgtcgtgtcatcagcaaacttgatgatggagttggaactgtgtgagggtcacacagtcgtgggtgtacagggaatacaggaggggactaagacgCACCCTCGTGATGACGATCAGTGTGGAGGATGTAATGTTGCATAAAttcaccaccttggggcggcctgtcaggaagtccaggacccagttgcatagggaggagttAAGCCCCAGGGCTGTGAGCTCAGAGGGTGCTATGGAATTGAAGGCTGAGTTGAACAGcaacggaacatattccagtccacgtgatcacaacagtcttgaagcatggattatgattggtcagaccagtctTGTACAGACCTGATCACCGGAACATTCCTCTTGAGTCTTTGTTTGTAGGTGGGGaagagcaaaatggagtcatggtcagatttaccCGAAAGGGGGGTAGGGGATGGCCTTATAACTGTGTCGAAAAGGTGTGTAGCAATGGTACAGCGTAGAATCTACGCTAGTTGGACAGTCAATGTCTTGATAGTAATTCGGGAGCACGGTTCTCCACGACAATGAACGCTGCCTCCGGGTACTTGGTCTCCAGTTTATTCAGGGTCCAATGAAGATCTTTGAGAGATTTTTTGGTGTCAGTTCAGGGCAGGATGTACACATAAGTAGCTCTAATCCCTGAAAACTCTCTTGGATGGTAAAAAGAGTGACATTTGATGACCAAGTATTCCAAGTCGTGAGTCAAGCTTGCAAGTTTCGGTAAGTGTTCCCTGTCACACTACTTGTTATTGGTCATAAAACAGAGCCCTCTGTCTTTGTTCTTGCCAGAGAGAGCCCTCTTCCTATCCGCTCGATGAACTGTCAAACGCGCTGGTTGTATATAATCTGTTTAGATGCCGGAGGAACTCCAGGTCTCAGAATAACAGAGTATGTTGCAGAATCATACTCCCTCTGAAAGGAGATCCTCGCTCTGAGTTTATTCACTAATGATTGAGCATTGGAGAGTAGTATGCTTGGTAATGGAGGATGGGTCACCCAGCGTCTCAATGTCATTAAGACCCTCCCCCACATCTGCCTCTCCATCGGTGGCTTTATTTCCTGCTATCCGATAGGACTCCCAAGGCAACCCGGCGCCTCACCAAAGAATCTAGACCATTGTTTCGCTATGTCTGGGAATTCGTGAAGGTTGGGTGGACGGTGACTACCCAGAGATTCATATTCCAATAGTTCTACCTGGGGGGGTATGAAGTGATGCACAAAATAAACTGAGTAAGAACATTTTAGAAAATCACTAGAAATAGTAGAAACCTGCAATGTTTTGTAGGAGCTCGAGGTGATGCTCCACTCATTGCTGCCGTCTTAGCCAACGCTTGCACTAGTTCAGGGGGACTGCACTACTGCACAGTGCACACTTCGGGGAGAAAGGGGATGGATGGAATTGGGATGATGCATATTGACTGTTTCTCACAGGGCCCTCAAACTCTAACTCAAATGAACATTGACTGACTGTATGTGCTTCCACATCAGGTGGTGGCCCAGCTTCAGAAGACGTTACTGGAGCAGACTTACCCCTCGGCCAACCAGATCCATGTTAAAGGAGGGGACCGCAGGATGATCTACAAGAGGCCGTCTGTTGTTAGCAAACACCTGTGGAAGCTGGTGTCCCAACGGCAGTCCGAACAGCAGAGCCAATGACCATAGAGATCTATAGAAGACATCTAGTGCATATGCTCTAATTTCAAGGTTTGAATTCTGTGCCAGTGACACACTGATTCTGCTGCCAAATGTCTCAACTACACTCACAACTGGAAGATGAAGTCACGTCACAGAGGTTCCTTGTTTCTTTTTTTCAGGGATGATTTTTGACTGGAATGtacttgtattttttttgtatactTAATTACTTTATtcgccaggtcgcaattgtaaatgagaacttgttctcaacttgcctacctggttaaataaaggtgaaataaattacaAATATCAGACCGTTTTGCCTTAATGTTTGAAAATAAATAAAGTCTTCTGAATTTGTATCTGTGTGTTAACTCTACTATCTTTCTGGGATCTATTCAGTCTGTAAAGCTGTAGCGTTACAGATCCCATGATAGAATGTAAacgtaatttccgattgagccgacatgtgcagtgtttaccatgaatgcagtgTCCTCTAAAGTGGGAACATTGACATTAAATTTGATTCACGCAATGCAGATTGAACAGGGCCCTCTGTCCCTTATATCTAATGTACAGATCCACTACACTGGTACTGTGTTGTGGCTTTGAAAGAAAAGAGCAAACATCAATGGATTATCCTGAGGATTTAAGTTTAATTATGACACCACATCAAAATAAAAATTATTTCCAACAGTTCTGGAATTTTATTCCATCCATATACATGCATAGCAACAACGTTTTTTAAGAAACTTTTTTTCTCTCCCATAATTAGGACATTGGAATGATTATTTTACATCGGTATCCCCCGTCAACCAACCTCCATCATCAACAGCAATAAATGTCATTCTTGTACAATTTTTTTCTCCAAATAATATAATGCAGTCCCCCTCATAATACTGCTTTCAGTAATGTTCCCTCATTTACAAAGTATTGCATCGAGAGCAAATGTTAAAAAGGGAGACCAAAGTGTAGTTCAGCAAACAGAAATATGAGTACTGTACAAGAATGTTGCCATCCTCCTGAAAACATCCACGTCTGAGTtgaagaaaagagacagggacacAGCCACATACGTATGCTAAGCCAAGTGTATGCCAAAACAGAAGATGCAGCTGGATTGTACCTGGCTATCCCACCAAAGGGTTAAGGCCAAGAATCCGAGTCATGAATAGCAAAGCTGCAAATGACATTTAGGCATATACAAAAACTGTTACAGCAAATAAGAATAGACAAGTGCTTCCGTAGCTATTTTGTGTCTAAAATGCATCTCATTTGTATTCTATCGTTTCATTGAGCCTACATTACAGTGTAAACAATATGTGTGCTACACAAGAATGACTATACAATAACATTACAAACAACTCTTGATATAAATTTCATTTGAATTTTAAATTAAGATCACTACTATTAATActgattgtaaaataaataaatgtgaaagtGGCACCAACTCTGgattccttttttatttttttaaccaatGATTTGCAATGAGGTGTTAAAATGATGAAAGAAGAAGCCTCTCTTGATTGTCCACAAGCAGCGTTTAGAACTGCGTGAGTGATGCATTATTCCAGACACGACAGTGTACCCAAACAGAAAAAAGGGGAGTGGGAAGGGACAGGAAAACTAAACAGGAACTAGTTCATTTCACATGCTCCGCAGCATGTGACGAACAGTAAAACTTCTTATGGGTAATAAAGTTTGATAGGTTGTTGAATTGGATGTCACAGAGGCGGCAGTACTTCCCGCTGCCCGGAGCCTGGGACGACCCATTCAAACCCTTTGTCACCGTGGGAACCGTCTCCTCGGTCGGAGACTTGGACGCGGGCGACACGTTCTCGTTGGAGTCGGACGGGTTCTCCGCACCCCACGTGGGTGAGGGGTGGCCGTCTTGCTGCTGGGGATTGTGGGATTGGTTATCCTGGTTGGGCGGGACGGGCCCCGATCCCGAGCGCTCCTCTGGCTTGTGACCGCCGTTGACTATCACCATGCCCCTGTTTTTGGGCAGCAGGGGCAGTGGCTCTTTGCTGGGGAGTGGGCAGCCGTTGGCAGCAGGCtgctctctccccgtctctggtCCCCCTCCATTAGTGCTCTGCTCCTGCTCGCTGCTCACCTCTCTCTCGCCCTGCATGACCAGCCCGCCGGCCACGTAATCGGTCGGCTTTATCCCGAAGTAGGGCGATATTTGCTCGGCACCTTTCATCTTTTTTATTGCGCCGGGATAAAGGCAGTGGGGCAGAAACATGTTCTCGTCTTTAGTCGGGATGAGCTGAGCCTCGCTGAAGGGCTTGAGACCCGGCACTGGGCCCATGTGAGGGGGGAACATTCCACCCCCATTCTGCACAATCATTTTATCGTTGCCGTTCTTCTCACATGGGCTCTTATCGTAGGCGTCATCAGGATTACTGCCTTCACTCTTCACCACGTCTGGGAACATGGTCTCACCACCGTGCTGCTGGGAGGCTGTGGCTGTTGTCACAGGGCAAAAGTTCTGTTTATGCGCTAGGTAGTTCTCCACTTTGTTAAAACTGATCTTGCACACTGTACATTCGTGATAGTCTAACAGTCTTTTGGGGGAGTTGGACGATGTCTTGTCATTGGGGATCGGCGAGCACTTTTTGCTGAGATCGATGGGTGCGTCCAGCTCCTGCTGGTCCATAGTGGTATTACTGTTGGGGGCCATGATAGACTTGGTGACGGTGAGGGAAGCCTCCAGGTGTTTGGGGACCATCCCTGGGAAGACGTCACAGCGAGGGTGAAAGCGGTCGGCCAGGCTCTCCACTGCCTCCTGGGACGTACAGGGGTTCGCCATAGGAGGGACCCCCAGGAACCCTGGCTGCCCAATGGAGGGTCCTCTCGGGTCCTGGTCTGGGAGACACATCTCGTACATCTTTCTGCGCTTGCGGGTCCTCATGGTCCTCTGCATGGACGGAACCTTGTTGGCGGACATGCGTTTCATGGGGGGGTCGTGACGCGTAGCACAATAGTACTGCTTGTGGACCATGTAGGTCTCGTGGCGGCTAAAGGTGATATTGCAGGCTGCACAGGAAGTCTGGTTGGGGTCGTTGACGTCAGTCTCCACTAGAGGCGTGTTGGTAGGGCTCTTCCCCTCCACCGCCTGCTGCTTCCCGTTCAGCCTCTCCTCCATCCCGGTCGGGGTGGTGGAGACCTTCTTCACCTGCCCCGGGAGCTCCTTCTCTGGGCCTGGGTGTTTCACTGCCCCTCCTGCATTGATCATGTCCAGAACACTCTGAGAGTTGACTGACAAACAGGCCGACTGCATCAGGTGGCTGTCGGTGACCTCAGACGGGTGGCATCCGGTGAGCATACTGACTGAGCTGTGGCCACTGTTGGGGCTCACGGCCTTGTCTGAGATGCTGGAGAAGTCAGGCGACTTGGTCATGTGCTGCCAACGACTGTTACAGTAGTGCTTTTTGTGGACCAGGTAGTTTTCCAGGTTGTTGAAGGTGATATTGCATTCGAAACACGTGGCCCCTTTGGGGATGAGGGGGCTGTAGATCACCGGAGGGTAGACCGTGTTCCCTCCGTGGCGTAGCCTCCGGTGCACCAGCTCTGACATTTTAGCCAGAATCTCAGAAGCCTGCGGGACGACAGAAATGTCCTGGGAGAAAGCGAACTGGGACAGGAAGGGCCCCATGGGGTAGGTGGGGCCCATGTTATGCTGAACAGGAGAGGAGGCCAAGCGGGGGCTGGAGGGCTCAGACTTGATCCGGGTGTAGGAGAAGCTGGCCTTACTGCCCGGATGGCCACCGTCCCCCTTCAACCCTGACAGCATGGGCTTTTTCTCAGCCTTCTCCAGCTCGCTGTCGATGGTGACGTCCTTGCTGAGGGATCCTTTGGGACTCTGGAGGGCTTCCTTCCGGTTGGCCAGCTCGACGCGGGCTGCCGCCTGCTGCAGGGCTTCCTCCGCCCCCCTGGGGGAGTGCTCGCTGTCGCTCTCCCTGTGAAGTTTGCTGCCACCACCGTGGCCATTGTGGCTGTGTAAGTCCTGATGCTGCAAGAGTTCCCTGTGGTTCTGAAAGCTGATATGGCAGTGATTGCATCTGAAGGCGGCCTGTGACAGGTGAGAGAGGATGTGATGTTGGAACGTAATAAGAGAATCCGCCGTGTAGTTACAGATTGTGCATTTCAAGCTGGTGCCAGGGGGGAGCGTCTCTTCCATTTTGACACCTGTTAGGGAGATAAAAGGACACTATTGAGATTCCTCGTCTCCTTCCCACTCTGCCTTAACGTTAACTACGGCTACGATCAAAACCTGATGCATTATGCCAAGCTTACTGCCAACCTTCCTGATTTTTGGTTGGGCTGAAAGCTAAACTGTCAACTGCTTAAGCTGACAGGTGGATGTGTATATTTATGGCGCTAAGAGCAGTAGTTCACATTGCCAATTATTTTACCTGACTAATGTGAAACTGACATTGTCTTAATGTCAAGCAATACTAAATATTAAAGGTATACTGTTCTGTACTACTCAACGTGATTAAATAATACATAGGATTACCTTTAATGATAAGCACATCTCATGTCAACATCACTCAATGGTGAGATACTTACAACTAAATGAAAGCTCAAGTAAATCTACATTTCATCTACTTTACAGTACTTTACAAGTATTACTACAGTAGAAGCTCAACTACTATACTAATAGTACTAGCAGGACATCTCTACTCACCGCTGTGCATGCTCAGGTGCATTTCCAGGGCCCTGGCGCTGGTGAAGCTCTTGTTGCACTGTGGGAAGGGGCAGATGCTGGGTGTCTGGTGGGGTCCGTTGTCATTCTCCTCCCCTtggctctctggctccctctgCCTGCCACTGCAGTAGTACATCAGGTGGGCCTGCAGGTTCCTCTCACTGCGGTACCAGATCCCACACGCCTTACATGGGAAGAtgtcctctggagagagagagagtaaaacacAGTGCAGAGAGTCAGTGTACAACGTCAGGGTAGTATGTCACAGTAGAACTTCAGGGTAGAGCGGCAGGGTACAACGTCAGGGTAGAATGTCACAGTAGAACATCAGGGTAGAGCGTCAGGGTACAACGTCAGGGTAGAATGTCACAGTAGAACATCAGGGTAGAGCATCAGGGTACAATGTTAGGGTAGTATGTCACAGTAGAACTTCAGGGTAGAGCA is a window from the Oncorhynchus tshawytscha isolate Ot180627B linkage group LG03, Otsh_v2.0, whole genome shotgun sequence genome containing:
- the LOC112244421 gene encoding zinc finger protein ZFPM2, which codes for MSRRKQSNPRQIKRPLEDGALGEEEECVSEENELMAKDEFSTEDNFSAEFESENMSCEDMEYYCNKGEEDGSGEAGESDMDGQCEKTRHPAIGPEDWDGPRELDAFHKDGERRIHSRQQLPVGTTWGPFNGKIEMNMDGSGMKMKSCVPVVLSAGPRWLLDVTWQGAEDNKNNCVVYSKGGQLWCTTTKNIMGGEELVAFAVDFDSRLQAINHMSLSEGMYPARLLDTIQLLPQQAAMASILPTAIVNKDIFPCKACGIWYRSERNLQAHLMYYCSGRQREPESQGEENDNGPHQTPSICPFPQCNKSFTSARALEMHLSMHSGVKMEETLPPGTSLKCTICNYTADSLITFQHHILSHLSQAAFRCNHCHISFQNHRELLQHQDLHSHNGHGGGSKLHRESDSEHSPRGAEEALQQAAARVELANRKEALQSPKGSLSKDVTIDSELEKAEKKPMLSGLKGDGGHPGSKASFSYTRIKSEPSSPRLASSPVQHNMGPTYPMGPFLSQFAFSQDISVVPQASEILAKMSELVHRRLRHGGNTVYPPVIYSPLIPKGATCFECNITFNNLENYLVHKKHYCNSRWQHMTKSPDFSSISDKAVSPNSGHSSVSMLTGCHPSEVTDSHLMQSACLSVNSQSVLDMINAGGAVKHPGPEKELPGQVKKVSTTPTGMEERLNGKQQAVEGKSPTNTPLVETDVNDPNQTSCAACNITFSRHETYMVHKQYYCATRHDPPMKRMSANKVPSMQRTMRTRKRRKMYEMCLPDQDPRGPSIGQPGFLGVPPMANPCTSQEAVESLADRFHPRCDVFPGMVPKHLEASLTVTKSIMAPNSNTTMDQQELDAPIDLSKKCSPIPNDKTSSNSPKRLLDYHECTVCKISFNKVENYLAHKQNFCPVTTATASQQHGGETMFPDVVKSEGSNPDDAYDKSPCEKNGNDKMIVQNGGGMFPPHMGPVPGLKPFSEAQLIPTKDENMFLPHCLYPGAIKKMKGAEQISPYFGIKPTDYVAGGLVMQGEREVSSEQEQSTNGGGPETGREQPAANGCPLPSKEPLPLLPKNRGMVIVNGGHKPEERSGSGPVPPNQDNQSHNPQQQDGHPSPTWGAENPSDSNENVSPASKSPTEETVPTVTKGLNGSSQAPGSGKYCRLCDIQFNNLSNFITHKKFYCSSHAAEHVK